The region GCTTTAGTAGAAAGAGGAAACAATCAAAGGAAGAAGTTCTTTTAAGAAGACAGGAGAATGTGATTAGAGCACCTATAGAGAGACAGGTCTCTGGTAGAATGAAGGATGTTTCCTCTaacaggagagaaggagaaaaagatgagCCCCCGATGCAGGTAGGTTTGTTGATTTAGGAAGTATCGAGATGAAGGAATTCCCTTTTGGTGGCTTCTGTTTTTATACTAAAGTATAAGGCATATCCCTGGTTCAAAAAGAACATATGAGAGATTAGAAATAGACAGTATGAAACAATCATTTGCAGTGAGTAGGAAAGTGAACTTAGTAGAGAAATGTATAATATTGTTAGGCGATGCTAATTATGCACATAAGGTTGACAATTATGAATTCAGTGACATCATTCTGCCtggttttctgattttctctagCAAATCTCAGCTCCATGGTTCAGCTCTCAGAGTGGAAAACTTGCTTCAGGGCCACAGAGCTAAAAAACAGCACCAAAATCATACATAGAATGGGGTTGGCAAAGATGTGTTTGCTAATGTTAAGGAGATGCTGTGGCTTGGGTTACACCATTATAGTTCTGAATACCAGGTGATACACTAACAGCTCCCCGACTGTTGCTCCTGTAACTTGATCTTGCTGCTTGAGGCTGATGCTACATGGGGATTTACTGAGAATGAAGGGGGAAATTGTAGAggacatggtaaaaaaaaaaaaaatgagggaactGGATCAGCTGAGAGGATGAGGAGACTGATACGGTAACCAGCATTAGAAGATAATGGATAACTGGACGTCAGATAGTAAATGAGGTAAACAGAGATATGAGGCATGGTGGCTTAGGCCTTCTCTCTGAGGAGGGTAGATTCTGAAATCCAAAAGGTTGCAGAGTGGTCTTCACAGTAGCCTAGGTGCAGGAGCTTAAGCCGATTTTACGGGGACTGGCAGTGTGGCAAAGCCTCCCACTGTTGCTATGGACAGTGTTTCATCTCACTAACCCCAAAGGCATCACAGACTGGCAAAGCCTTGAGCAAGTTAATTATTCTCTTTGTGCctatattttctcatctataaaataaaaagaataatattcatCTGATAAAGTCattatgaggatgaaatgagatgagaTAACTGTCTGGCAGAGAGTTAGTGTTCAGTAAATGGCAGCCATTAGTGAGGAGTTGTAACTGAAGCCAAGAGAAGAGTTTCGAAGAAAAGGTAGTCAACAGTATCAAAGCTGGTAGAGTGATCAAAAGGGTTCACATTGAGCACTGcaagagataaagaagatgaagTCAGTTTTAGCCTCAATATCCAGTATTCCTTTTTGCAGTATCCAGGCTTTAAAGGAAAAGCCTGATTTATAGTCAGAGAAATTCCATCAGCtctgtttataataataaaacaggcTCTGAGCTTAGAaaaaccaggtgccccaaataaatacatttctactGATAGAACcttaaagaaaagaataggaaatCACTAGCTGCTTTTGGCTTTAGGCTCGGAGGAGGCAAAGGTGCAACTGTCTTCGGTCGTCCCGAATCCGGGTTCATCCAACACCAGCTGCCTCCACCATGCCGCCTAAGTTCGACCCCAATGAGATCAAAGTTGTGTACCTGAGGTGCACCGGTGGCAAGGTCGGTGCCACGTCTGCCCTGGCCCTGAAGATCGGCCCACTGGGTCTGTCTCCAAAAAAGGTTAGTGATGACATCGCCAAGGCAACCGGTGATTGGAAGGGTCTAAGGATTACAGTGAAACTGACCATTCAGAACAGACAGGCCCAGATTGAAGTGgtaccttctgcctctgccctgatTATCAAAGCCCTCAAGGAACCaccaagagacagaaaggagcagaaaaacaTTAAGCACAGTGGAAATATCACTTTTGATGAGATTGTCAATATTGTCCGACAGATGCGACACCGATCTTTAGCCAGAGAACTTTCTGGAACCATTAAAGAGATCCTGGGGACTGCCCAGTCTGTGGGCTGCAATGTTGATGGCCGTCACCCTCATGACATCATAGATGACATCAATAGTGGTGCAGTGGAATGCCCAACGAGTtaactacaaaggaaaatatttcaataaaggatCATTTGACaaccagtgggggaaaaaaaggaaatcactaGCTATTATTAATGCTGTCCAAGTGTCCAGTGTCCAAGAAAAATGGCTAACTGAATTGTTGTAGAACACAGTTGGGGAAGAGGAGACTGAAAATCATACAAATCATGTGTCTTAATCAATAGTTTTAAACTCAGAACTGCAACAGAAGAAATTTCAACCTACCACTTtctcctctgctctgctctcacTCCAGGGCCAGAGGTCAGACTATAAAAAGTTCCTACAAATTCCATAGAAACCTGATCAAGCTTACTTACCCTTTCTTTGGTTAATGGAATTTCAGCTCCTCTAATTGTGCATACCACGTGAACATGCTGGCTGGGTGATGGATCGGGGCAACTGTCAGGATTGTTCTCCCATCTACCTCAGTTGTACTTCTCTCTCAATTATTTAAACAAAAGCTACCTATTCTTTATAAACTCAACTCGACAAGGAGTCTGAATAAAGTTGTCAATAAATCTTTCCACCCCCCCCCTTCACTGTAGGATAGAGAAATGCTTTCTATAATAAAGAAACTCATTCTCCCTTCACagattatccatttcttccattacTGGAAAAGACATCAAATACACAACTGCAAATTCAGCTCTGAGCAACCTCCCAAAACACCTCCTAATGTTCACTCTTTCCCAGGCCCAAGGAGAATAGAATTCACAAATTATACTAATACAAAATAAGGGCTACTTTCTCAGAAAACTCATACATGTTCAATATATGGTAAGACTATTAAAcaaactcaataaataaaaagaagttgcCGGTTagtgaaataacaaaaatatctacaaaatatgtcgaaattaaataagatttaaaaggtTCAatctgaggggcatctgggtggttcagtggttgagcatctgcctttggctcaggtcataatcctggggtcctgggatcaagttccgtgttgggctccccatggaagcctgcttctccctctctgcctgtgtctctgcctctctctgtgtgtctctcatgaataaataagtaaatcctttaaaaaaaaaaaaagttcaatctGAGCTTTGGAACAGAGAAATGAAACTTCAACTGAAAAGAGAAGCTCGGCTTTGGAGTCAAACAGATTATAGAGTTCTGT is a window of Vulpes vulpes isolate BD-2025 chromosome 7, VulVul3, whole genome shotgun sequence DNA encoding:
- the LOC112928921 gene encoding large ribosomal subunit protein uL11-like, which translates into the protein MPPKFDPNEIKVVYLRCTGGKVGATSALALKIGPLGLSPKKVSDDIAKATGDWKGLRITVKLTIQNRQAQIEVVPSASALIIKALKEPPRDRKEQKNIKHSGNITFDEIVNIVRQMRHRSLARELSGTIKEILGTAQSVGCNVDGRHPHDIIDDINSGAVECPTS